The region GAAAAAAGTATcaggtgaaagaaagaaaggggtTAGATAGTTCACTTTTAATTAAGCTGAAATGCAAATAGATGCTTGATTTCATTTGGCTCATGATAGAGtaatcttttaaaatttctcAGTCAATTACATAGATATGAAAATGATCTCAGGGCTTAGATTTTTATTAATCACATGTTGAAAAGATACCACTACAAGTCAGTGAATCAGCCTCCAAATAATCAATTCTCTGAAACGGGTGCCAATAACAGGttaaaaagtctttttctcAGCAAATCACAGTAATGATAAAACCTGCCCTTCTCCTCCAGGATATTGCCAATGCCTGGAAGGGTCTGGAGCAGGTGGAGAAGGGCTATGAGGAGTGGCTGCTGACCGAGATCCGTCGCCTGGAGAGACTCGACCACCTGGCTGAGAAGTTCAAGCAGAAGTGCTCCATGCATGAGGCCTGGACTGCAGGTAAGGGAAACATAAAGCCATCATTTACTGGATATTAGGCCTTTTCTGCCAGGAGGTGTCATGTTTATCATTTCTCTCATTGCCGCCAGTAAATGTTAATCAGATGGACTAGAAACTTTAATTAcaattaggttaaaaaaaaacatgagacgACAGGTAGTTGCTTGTCTGCTCTTGTCTGCCCGCTGTCACCCTAGAGAGTAACAAGGGAAGGAACGGTGTTCTGGTGGCTCGTTCGATTAACGATTCTTGTATTATTGTCAGTTCAAATTTGAACTTTGACTTTTGGTAACTTCTTACTCATTCGTCTCACCTCCATTTCTTGCGAGTCATCACTCTATACTATCTAATGAGGCAAATATGTCATAGAATAATCAATTCAAACAGATAGAATCATGATAATTACAAAAATGCCTTTGAGAGTCGGAGATAGAGGGCTAGCTGTAGTGAGGGAGGACTAAAGGTCAGAAGATGGCCCAAAATGAGAGCTGCATAAATTTAAAAGCTTGTAGTTGTGACTTTCCCTATGAAGAGGAGCAATACAAAAGGTTTCCACTGAAGATCAAACATCTGTGCCTTTCAGGTAAGGAGGACCTGCTGTCCCAAAAGGACTATGAGTCAGCTTCTCTGATGGAGATCAGAGCCCTCATGAGGAAGCATGAGGCCTTCGAGAGTGACCTCGCTGCTCACCAGGACAGGGTGGAGCAGATCGCTGCCATCGCCCAGGAGCTGAAGTAAGACGCGgggatgaggagagggaggctgGGAATTATGCAAGTGTTGTGTGCTAGGAAAAATGGAAGCAACTAGACCTAGTAttttatttggggtttttttgtttgtttgttttgttttattttgtatcttATCGGTGGAAACATGCAGTAGACGTGAatgtgttgggggggggcttTCATAACGTTCGGTCATGGGGAGAAACAAGAAACAGCCGTGATGGAAAGCAGCAGAAATGGGAGGGAGTGAGGAATAAGAAGAGAAATGATTTTGGATCGAAGGCAAGAGGGCTGTTTGGGAAACCGTAAGAGgtacaggagaggaggaagcgAGTGCCTGATGGTCAGGATGGGAAAGTAGAGTGAAGAACAAAAGATGCAACAGATGAGTGGAAAGCATATTAATGAGAGGGATAAACAGATGAAAGGGTTCATGAAAGAGCAGAAACCTCTGATCTCACTATTTCCTTATTCCTCACCACTCctcagggttttgttttttttccacagataGTTTTGAGATTATCTCTTTGATGCTATACATGGTATAATATGAGCTGTTCAGCGCCATAATGCGGAATATTTATTCATGCCACCCTTTATTTATCACCACTTCAACAGATATTATGTCCTCAAAAGTGAAATGTTCTCAGATGGCCCCTCAACTGCAGGAAAGGGTCAAGGTCCAGTGAGTGTAATGGaattaaaatcttaaatgtaGTATTATTAAAGAGATTTGGGAAAAATTTGAGTATAACCTCAGGGAACAGATTGTCAGAGGGCTTTGGTTTGTAAACCAGCAGTAAATTTCCAAAATtgagattttaacattttttaaatctgtcctTAATGTTTTCGCAATGCGTTTACCTTACgctgtttatcatttattacaATTACAATGAGCTAGCGAGTAACTATAATGGATTGCATTTTAAAGTTACAATAACAGTCATGCGTATGTGTCAAATTGAAATTATTCATACAGTTTCAACCAATTTGGAAAGGCAACTGAACTATTTTGAATATACATTAGATGGAAATCGGATAATatttgtctgacattttttatgaGTATAGATGACTAATGGTGGTGGTTTTtactctgtcctctcctccagTGAGCTGGACTACCATGATGCTGCCACAGTCAACGCCCGCTGCCAGGGCATCTGTGACCAGTGGGACAACCTGGGCACCCTCACCCAGAAGAGGAGGGACGCACTGGAGGTAAAGCGAAGACGCTCAGTTTCGTATGTTCAGACAAACGCGTTACGGAGACATGCACTGAGTCTGCTTCTAAGTCAGATGTCAAAAGAAATGCTCAGTGATCACTAACTACAGtgtaaataacacattttgGTGATTGTCCACACCTTTGCTCTGGTATtacgagtgtgtttgtgttgctgtgtctgTAGCGTGTGGAGAAGCTGTGGGAGACTATTGACCAGTTGTATCTGGAGTTTGCCAAGAGGGCAGCGCCCTTCAACAACTGGATGGATGGAGCCATGGAGGACCTGCAGGACATGTTCATTGTCCACAGCATTGAGGAGATCCAGGTACACCCGGCACCATGCACGAATGAGAACACAAACACTGGattttctgatgctgtttgaACGTCCCTGTGCCAAACAGTTATTACTTTATGTGTCTAATAAATCACGTTAGGGACCAGATTGGCGATTATTTGCCAGAAATGATAAATAACAAGGTACCATAATCACAATCCACGTCAAACACAATGATTCTATGCTGTcaattttgtttagttttagaTGTGCTGACAGGCTCTTGTCGTATTCAGTTTTTAACCTTTGCACAGTTTCACTCACAGTTGTTCTATTGGTAAATTACACTTCGCTGCATCACACACTCCATCGAAAATTATTGGTGGTGCACACTGGTGCACAAGGTTCTCGGCTTGAACATAAACATCTGCACTCTCAGGAATCTATTGAATAATAGTAATACTGCTAATTCCGCGCTGGTAGATCAATAATTTGACGTGTGACTGACCCGCAACGGATGCGGGTCGGAAAGTTCAGGCATTTGATCCGCGATAGTCGGCTGCAATACAAGATTAAATTCATGAGCTAACTTCTGACTCAGGAAATCTGTTTCCATTCTGTGCAGTTGCACATAAAttgactttttctgtttatttgaaaggaaaaaaaattatatatataatacaaaaaCTATATGTTGCATGAGGGAAGGTCACACAAATCCTGTATATGGAAACACTGATAATTCAAATACTGCATCTTCCATTGTCTGAGTGATGATTTTCCCAATCTCCACCTCTTCTGATCTCCCGCACAGAGTCTGATCACTGCTCACGACCAGTTCAAGGCCACTCTGCCTGAGGCCGACAAGGAGCGCATGGCCACCATGGGCATCCACAGTGAGATCCTGAAGATCGCCCAGACCTACGGCATCAAGCTGTCCGGAATCAACCCTTACACCAACCTCAGCCCCCAGGATATCAGCAATAAGTGGGACACTGTGAGTCAAATCGAACGCACCCAAGAATCACCGGGTGGGATTCACAGTCAAGGAAAAACAATGGGaaataacaaatgaataatTACTGTAGGTAATTTATCGAAAACTAAGCCATTTgaatcagctttttttcccctggtaTGTGTACACTGATATTATGTGAACAGGAAATGTCAACCTAACTTACTCTGTGCATTGCATTTTGTCATCCGGCTAATAATAAGTACAGCAAGTACATAGCGACAGGTCAGAAATAGTAGAGTGCATTTAGGTTAGAGTTACACTGCCGGCTGCGAGCTCGGGAAATCTAAATAACTGCGGAGCCCAGTCTGTCAGTGCAGTTAAAGTTCGACACACATCAGGCCCATCTGTGTTGGAAAAATAGATTTGTTTCTGTGGCAATCATGAAATGACTACTCGCTTCTCTGCTTATCAAGCTTGACTGgaaaaaattacacataattTGCGAACATCACTAAATTTCTATGGCCTCTGTTTTAACTACATTTCATTGAAAGAAACTATTTACTTGATTTAGGCAGAATTTGGGCAGTATGGTGATAATATTAAGCTATCAATTGAAGAACTGTAATTTACATCTACATatattaaaaagtcaaattttaattaaGTCAGATTTTTCTCTAGTTTCCCTAACTGTGCTGAGGAAGCTCTTATGACTGTATCTGATTTATTTGTCTGCAGGTTAAGCACCTTGTACCCCTCAGAGACCAAATGCTCCAGGAGGAGGTGGCAAGACAGCAGGCCAACGAGAGACTGAGGCGCCAGTTTGCTGCCCAGGCCAACATCATCGGACCCTGGATACAAACCAAGATGGAGGTATGGTGTAACTATAACGCCAGAGAGGAAGCTCCAGTTTCAGCTCGTGAGGTGATAAAGTCAGATTTGACCTTGCTGTAGTTGCCAAAATACTATGAAGGCACTTGAATTTTTAGTTGGGACATTGCTACAATATAGAACACTGAAAGGTTTTAtaataagattttattgattcCTGTGGTGAAACACAGCTGAGCATGGAAGATGAAAATAAGAAGCTCAGCAACAGAATATAAAGAGGCAATAAAACAGTAGACAAATAATagaacaaaacagcaaagtaagatatgaaaatatttaaatatgaaatatttacgTGATCCGAATATGTAGAACACAATGGAAAGGTAAAGAGCTGCttataattgtaaatataactCTACAGATATgaaaaaacttaattaaataACTTCATCTCAgggcttcatttcattcaaatattctcattctgtttcctgtctctgcACACCTGCAGGAGATCAGCCACGTGTCAGTGGACATCGCCGGCTCCCTGGAGGAACAGATGAACAGCCTGAAGCAGTACGAGCAGAACATCATCAACTACAAATCCAACATCGACAAGCTGGAGGGAGACCACCAGCTCAGCCAGGAGTCCCTCATCTTCGACAACAAGCACACCAACTACACCATGGAGGTGCGGTACACTTCAGTGCAGCCAATCCGATCGGGCTTTATATTTTCcagctgctccttttttttttggtttcacgAGGATGTGTAATGTATGTTCCCTCCACCACTGCAGCACATCCGTGTGGGCTGGGAGCAGCTGCTCACCACTATCGCCAGGACCATCAACGAGGTGGAGAACCAGATCCTAACGCGCGACGCCAAGGGCATCAGCCAGGAACAGCTCAACGAGTTCAGAGCCTCCTTTAACCACTTCGACAGGGTGAGGCATTCGCTGACCACAGTCACAAAAAAGGAATTTCACACTATACATGGCCAAGATCTTGAtgttaatgtgtttaatttaaCGTTAGCATTGGTGTCAGTAGAAAGATATGCATAAGAAACAACAATTAAACCACAGGATAGAGctcatgtctttattttttaaacatctaaaTCAGTTTGGCAGAtatgcatgtgtctgtatttcctcttttcagGATCACTACACTGTTCATTGGCACCAGTAAGAAACTGAGATAAGAGTCACCTGCACCAGAGATCTTGACGTATTATATCAGGACCGTTTGTTCCAGTAATTAATCCACACATGTATTTTTCCTCCGCAGAAGAGAAATGGCATGATGGACCCAGACGACTTCCGCGCCTGCCTCATCTCCATGGGTTACGATCTGGTTAGTGCAATTCTGCATTTTCAGGACGAAATGACTCTAATATCGATTTAAATTTGACTTGTTTAACTTGATAAGTGTAATTTTGTTTAAGAGAATTAAAAAATCTTGGTTGCCTCCCCCTGTATACAATGAATGGATGTAAAATAGCAAGAGGTCAGAGTTTTACCCAGattcactgatttaaaaatcatcaaatttaAAGGCCAAGTCATTCGACTTGTGTAATAACTTGTTTAAATTATAGAGGAAAGATGCAAAAGTAATACATCCTTGTTTCTCTGACAGGGTGAGGTGGAGTTTGCTCGTATCATGACCTTGGTGGACGCCAACAACACGGGCGTGGTGACCTTCCAGGCCTTCATTGACTTCATGACCCGCGAGACCGCTGAGACGGACACTGCAGAACAGGTCATGGCCTCCTTCAAGATTCTGGCCTCAGACAAGGTAAGTAGCCATAAACAGGATCCCGTTTGCTTTTACACCTAGTAACCTCTAAACTAATAGGCCCAACAACATTAATACAGCTGACATAAacagtgatttcatttttacaaattaGATAAGTGTGAGAGCAGAATTCAAACACAATCATCAGATTTAGTCGTAACACATCACAACGTTCAAAGAAAagttctggtttattacaacttgtcTGTCTTTTGCAGTTTTGGTCATCATCTCTATCAGTTAGAATAACATTGTGCTATTGTGACATTAATACAACAAGTCTAATGGGAGAAGAAGGCTTTAAATAAGCAGTGTTACAGCCACTTGTCCGTTGacttgctttatttatttattttaaatattaattaattaattacaacttgtgtctgtcttttgaagacagacagacttttttaaaaaaaaactgttggcCAATATATTGCTATCAGTATTGGCCGTAAGGTACAAAAGTTTAACATAAGTGAGCCAGTCTTCCAAAAATAACGTCAGGGTTTGAGGAGAAATCAGATTCTAACCTGCTGGATGTTAATGAACATGTACAATAATCAGGCTACTGCAGTGGATGTAAACATCCTGATTGTCactgttcccagatctcagcaagTGGCTAGATGGGTGAAGTGTTATGACCAGTAACAGTAATGGTGAAAACTGCAGAAAGAAGAataaacttttcctttaaatctgGAATAGTGATAATGCTTTCTCAATTACCGTTTCGGCAGGAGAGTTAAACACTTAACTTATTGTTGAGCGGTTGAAATTTCAAGCATGTTGGTTGCAAAATTTGGAGTGTGTGGAAATGCCGGTTCAAAGAGACCCTCAGCTCCTGCCAATGTCAACATTAATCCCTGGTCTTATCATATCAGTGAGGATTTGTGCTATGAGACATTAcaaatctttaactttatgcctcTATAAATCACACATCGCCTCCCTCTCCTGTCTCCAGAATTACATTACAGTGGAGGAGCTGCGCAGGGAGCTGCCGCCCGAGCAGGCCGAGTACTGCATCAGCCGCATGACCAGGTACATCGGACCCGACAGCCCCTCCGGCGCCCTGGACTACATCTCCTTCTCCAGCGCCCTCTACGGAGAGAGCGACTTATAAACACAGCCGCTTCTCTTCACGTGctcctttcatcccttcttCCCAGCTGCCCCTATTTCTCCTGTTTGGAGAGAGCAATTTAAACCCTTCCACTGTCCTTCATTATGCTTTGTTCTtatcatcttttcctctttcaattCTTAACATCCTTCGCCTTTATTCATCCCTCTCCCGGCCCTTTCCATCTCCCATAAACACTGCCTAGAGAGGGTGAGAGTAGAAGACTCTGCTCAAATCTTAGAAACCGTCTTTGGACCGTCCCTCATTTCTTTTCAAGTGCCTTTAAAAACCAGAAGTGTGCTGGGTGGTGCACTGATCTTATGTAAGCAGCATACATATAACGTACCTGCCTTTAGGAGATGTTAAACAG is a window of Xiphias gladius isolate SHS-SW01 ecotype Sanya breed wild chromosome 12, ASM1685928v1, whole genome shotgun sequence DNA encoding:
- the actn3b gene encoding alpha-actinin-3b isoform X1; its protein translation is MTAVETQITYSNSYTIHHEEAYMTQEEDWDRDLLLDPAWEKQQRKTFTAWCNSHLRKAGTQIENIEEDFRNGLKLMLLLEVISGERLPKPDKGKMRFHKIANVNKALDFICSKGVKLVSIGAEEIVDGNVKMTLGMIWTIILRFAIQDISVEETSAKEGLLLWCQRKTAPYRNVNVQNFHISWKDGLALCALIHRHRPDLIDYSKLRKDDPIGNLNTAFEVAEKFLDIPKMLDAEDIVNTPKPDEKAIMTYVSCFYHAFAGAEQAETAANRICKVLAVNQENEKLMEEYEKLASELLEWIRRTIPWLENRVTEQTMRAMQQKLEDFRDYRRIHKPPRVQEKCQLEINFNTLQTKLRLSNRPAFMPSEGKMVSDIANAWKGLEQVEKGYEEWLLTEIRRLERLDHLAEKFKQKCSMHEAWTAGKEDLLSQKDYESASLMEIRALMRKHEAFESDLAAHQDRVEQIAAIAQELNELDYHDAATVNARCQGICDQWDNLGTLTQKRRDALERVEKLWETIDQLYLEFAKRAAPFNNWMDGAMEDLQDMFIVHSIEEIQSLITAHDQFKATLPEADKERMATMGIHSEILKIAQTYGIKLSGINPYTNLSPQDISNKWDTVKHLVPLRDQMLQEEVARQQANERLRRQFAAQANIIGPWIQTKMEEISHVSVDIAGSLEEQMNSLKQYEQNIINYKSNIDKLEGDHQLSQESLIFDNKHTNYTMEHIRVGWEQLLTTIARTINEVENQILTRDAKGISQEQLNEFRASFNHFDRVRHSLTTVTKKEFHTIHGQDLDVNKRNGMMDPDDFRACLISMGYDLGEVEFARIMTLVDANNTGVVTFQAFIDFMTRETAETDTAEQVMASFKILASDKNYITVEELRRELPPEQAEYCISRMTRYIGPDSPSGALDYISFSSALYGESDL
- the actn3b gene encoding alpha-actinin-3b isoform X2, encoding MTAVETQITYSNSYTIHHEEAYMTQEEDWDRDLLLDPAWEKQQRKTFTAWCNSHLRKAGTQIENIEEDFRNGLKLMLLLEVISGERLPKPDKGKMRFHKIANVNKALDFICSKGVKLVSIGAEEIVDGNVKMTLGMIWTIILRFAIQDISVEETSAKEGLLLWCQRKTAPYRNVNVQNFHISWKDGLALCALIHRHRPDLIDYSKLRKDDPIGNLNTAFEVAEKFLDIPKMLDAEDIVNTPKPDEKAIMTYVSCFYHAFAGAEQAETAANRICKVLAVNQENEKLMEEYEKLASELLEWIRRTIPWLENRVTEQTMRAMQQKLEDFRDYRRIHKPPRVQEKCQLEINFNTLQTKLRLSNRPAFMPSEGKMVSDIANAWKGLEQVEKGYEEWLLTEIRRLERLDHLAEKFKQKCSMHEAWTAGKEDLLSQKDYESASLMEIRALMRKHEAFESDLAAHQDRVEQIAAIAQELNELDYHDAATVNARCQGICDQWDNLGTLTQKRRDALERVEKLWETIDQLYLEFAKRAAPFNNWMDGAMEDLQDMFIVHSIEEIQSLITAHDQFKATLPEADKERMATMGIHSEILKIAQTYGIKLSGINPYTNLSPQDISNKWDTVKHLVPLRDQMLQEEVARQQANERLRRQFAAQANIIGPWIQTKMEEISHVSVDIAGSLEEQMNSLKQYEQNIINYKSNIDKLEGDHQLSQESLIFDNKHTNYTMEHIRVGWEQLLTTIARTINEVENQILTRDAKGISQEQLNEFRASFNHFDRKRNGMMDPDDFRACLISMGYDLGEVEFARIMTLVDANNTGVVTFQAFIDFMTRETAETDTAEQVMASFKILASDKNYITVEELRRELPPEQAEYCISRMTRYIGPDSPSGALDYISFSSALYGESDL